The following are encoded together in the Pan troglodytes isolate AG18354 chromosome 6, NHGRI_mPanTro3-v2.0_pri, whole genome shotgun sequence genome:
- the PILRB gene encoding paired immunoglobulin-like type 2 receptor beta isoform X3: MRTEAQVPALQPPEPGLEGAMGRRTLALPWVLLTLRVTAGTPEVWVQVRMEATELSSFTIRCGFLGSGSISLVTVSWRGPDGAGGTTLAVLHPELGIRQWAPARQARWETQSSVSLALEVSGASSPCANTTFCCKFASFPEGSWEGCGSLPPSSDPGLSVPPTPAPILRADLAGILGVSGVLLFDCGYLLHLLCRQKHRPAPRLQPFHTSSQALRARAWAPSQDSQAALHVPYATVNTSCCPATLDTAHPRRGAVLGGFLRISNLWKEDQSVYFCQVQLDIQIREAVVAVHQGDPPHHHPGTESGVQQSTDSGPPFLSLKEPALALDRERDEKAPLLPGQLCWSPRPLEKNKAMGRPLLLPLLPLLLPLLLLLLPPAFLQPGGSTGSGPSYLYGVTQPKHLSASMGGSVEIPFSFYYPWELATAPDVRISWRRGHFHGQSFYSTRPPSIHKDYVNWLFLNWTEGQKSGFLRISNLRKEDQSVYFCRVELDTRRSGRQQLQSIKGTKLTITQAVTTTTTWRPSSTTTTAGLRVTESKGHSESWHLSLDTAIRVALAVAVLKTVILGLLCLLLLWWRRRKGQQRTKATTPAS; the protein is encoded by the exons ATGAGAACAGAGGCACAGGTGCCGGCCCTGCAGCCCCCAGAACCCGGACTGGAGGGGGCCATGGGGCGCCggaccctggccctgccctgggtgCTGCTGACCCTGCGTGTCACTGCGG GGACCCCGGAGGTGTGGGTGCAAGTTCGGATGGAGGCCACCGAGCTCTCGTCCTTCACCATCCGTTGTGGGTTCCTGGGGTCTGGCTCCATCTCCCTGGTGACTGTGAGCTGGAGGGGCCCCGATGGTGCTGGGGGGACCACGCTGGCTGTGTTGCACCCGGAACTTGGCATCCGGCAATGGGCCCCTGCTCGCCAGGCCCGCTGGGAAACCCAGAGCAGCGTCTCTCTTGCTCTGGAAGTCTCTGGGGCCAGCAGCCCCTGCGCCAACACCACCTTCTGCTGCAAGTTTGCGTCCTTCCCTGAGGGCTCCTGGGAGGGCTGTGGGAGCCTCCCGCCCAGCTCAGACCCAG GGCTCTCTGTCCCGCCGACTCCTGCCCCCATTCTGCGGGCAGACCTGGCCGGGATCTTGGGGGTCTCAGGAGTCCTTCTCTTTGACTGTGGCTACCTCCTTCATCTGCTGTGCCGACAGAAGCACCG ccctgcccctagGCTCCAGCCATTCCACACCAGCTCCCAGGCACTGAGAGCACGAGCATGG GCACCCAGCCAGGACTCCCAGGCTGCTCTCCACGTCCCTTATGCCACTGTCAACACCAGCTGCTGCCCAGCTACTTTGGACACAGCTCACCCCCGACGGGGGGCTGTCCTG GGAGGCTTCCTCAGGATCTCGAACCTGTGGAAGGAGGACCAGTCTGTGTACTTCTGCCAAGTCCAGCTGGACATACAGATCAGGGAGGCTGTCGTGGCAGTCCATCAAGGGGACCCACCTCACCATCACCCAGG GACTGAATCTGGGGTGCAGCAGAGCACAGACTCAGGCCCGCCTTTCCTCTCCCTGAAAGAGCCTGCGCTGGCCTTGGACAGAGAAAGGGATGAGAA GGCCCCTCTCCTGCCTGGACAGCTCTGCTGGTCTCCCCGTCCCCTGGAGAAGAACAAGGCCATGGGTCGGcccctgctgctgcccctgctgcccctgctgctgcccctgctgctcctgctgctgccgcCAGCATTTCTGCAGCCTG GTGGCTCCACAGGATCTGGTCCAAGCTACCTTTATGGGGTCACTCAACCAAAACACCTCTCAGCCTCCATGGGTGGCTCTGTGGAAATCCCCTTCTCCTTCTATTACCCCTGGGAGTTAGCCACAGCTCCCGACGTGAGAATATCCTGGAGACGGGGCCACTTCCACGGGCAGTCCTTCTACAGCACAAGGCCGCCTTCCATTCACAAGGATTATGTGAACTGGCTCTTTCTGAACTGGACAGAGGGTCAGAAGAGCGGCTTCCTCAGGATCTCAAACCTGCGGAAGGAGGACCAGTCTGTGTATTTCTGCCGAGTCGAGCTGGACACCCGGAGATcagggaggcagcagttgcagtccATCAAGGGGACCAAACTCACCATCACCCAGG CtgtcacaaccaccaccacctggAGGCCCAGCAGCACAACCACCACAGCCGGCCTCAGGGTCACAGAAAGCAAAGGGCACTCAGAATCATGGCACCTAAGTCTGGACACTGCTATCAGGGTTGCATTGGCTGTCGCTGTGCTCAAAACTGTCATTTTGGGACTGCTGTGCCTCCTTCTCCTGTggtggaggagaaggaaag
- the PILRB gene encoding paired immunoglobulin-like type 2 receptor beta isoform X1, whose translation MRTEAQVPALQPPEPGLEGAMGRRTLALPWVLLTLRVTAGTPEVWVQVRMEATELSSFTIRCGFLGSGSISLVTVSWRGPDGAGGTTLAVLHPELGIRQWAPARQARWETQSSVSLALEVSGASSPCANTTFCCKFASFPEGSWEGCGSLPPSSDPGLSVPPTPAPILRADLAGILGVSGVLLFDCGYLLHLLCRQKHRPAPRLQPFHTSSQALRARAWAPSQDSQAALHVPYATVNTSCCPATLDTAHPRRGAVLGGFLRISNLWKEDQSVYFCQVQLDIQIREAVVAVHQGDPPHHHPGTESGVQQSTDSGPPFLSLKEPALALDRERDEKAPLLPGQLCWSPRPLEKNKAMGRPLLLPLLPLLLPLLLLLLPPAFLQPGGSTGSGPSYLYGVTQPKHLSASMGGSVEIPFSFYYPWELATAPDVRISWRRGHFHGQSFYSTRPPSIHKDYVNWLFLNWTEGQKSGFLRISNLRKEDQSVYFCRVELDTRRSGRQQLQSIKGTKLTITQAVTTTTTWRPSSTTTTAGLRVTESKGHSESWHLSLDTAIRVALAVAVLKTVILGLLCLLLLWWRRRKGFEVRPVTVAHTCNPSTFGSRGQQRTKATTPAS comes from the exons ATGAGAACAGAGGCACAGGTGCCGGCCCTGCAGCCCCCAGAACCCGGACTGGAGGGGGCCATGGGGCGCCggaccctggccctgccctgggtgCTGCTGACCCTGCGTGTCACTGCGG GGACCCCGGAGGTGTGGGTGCAAGTTCGGATGGAGGCCACCGAGCTCTCGTCCTTCACCATCCGTTGTGGGTTCCTGGGGTCTGGCTCCATCTCCCTGGTGACTGTGAGCTGGAGGGGCCCCGATGGTGCTGGGGGGACCACGCTGGCTGTGTTGCACCCGGAACTTGGCATCCGGCAATGGGCCCCTGCTCGCCAGGCCCGCTGGGAAACCCAGAGCAGCGTCTCTCTTGCTCTGGAAGTCTCTGGGGCCAGCAGCCCCTGCGCCAACACCACCTTCTGCTGCAAGTTTGCGTCCTTCCCTGAGGGCTCCTGGGAGGGCTGTGGGAGCCTCCCGCCCAGCTCAGACCCAG GGCTCTCTGTCCCGCCGACTCCTGCCCCCATTCTGCGGGCAGACCTGGCCGGGATCTTGGGGGTCTCAGGAGTCCTTCTCTTTGACTGTGGCTACCTCCTTCATCTGCTGTGCCGACAGAAGCACCG ccctgcccctagGCTCCAGCCATTCCACACCAGCTCCCAGGCACTGAGAGCACGAGCATGG GCACCCAGCCAGGACTCCCAGGCTGCTCTCCACGTCCCTTATGCCACTGTCAACACCAGCTGCTGCCCAGCTACTTTGGACACAGCTCACCCCCGACGGGGGGCTGTCCTG GGAGGCTTCCTCAGGATCTCGAACCTGTGGAAGGAGGACCAGTCTGTGTACTTCTGCCAAGTCCAGCTGGACATACAGATCAGGGAGGCTGTCGTGGCAGTCCATCAAGGGGACCCACCTCACCATCACCCAGG GACTGAATCTGGGGTGCAGCAGAGCACAGACTCAGGCCCGCCTTTCCTCTCCCTGAAAGAGCCTGCGCTGGCCTTGGACAGAGAAAGGGATGAGAA GGCCCCTCTCCTGCCTGGACAGCTCTGCTGGTCTCCCCGTCCCCTGGAGAAGAACAAGGCCATGGGTCGGcccctgctgctgcccctgctgcccctgctgctgcccctgctgctcctgctgctgccgcCAGCATTTCTGCAGCCTG GTGGCTCCACAGGATCTGGTCCAAGCTACCTTTATGGGGTCACTCAACCAAAACACCTCTCAGCCTCCATGGGTGGCTCTGTGGAAATCCCCTTCTCCTTCTATTACCCCTGGGAGTTAGCCACAGCTCCCGACGTGAGAATATCCTGGAGACGGGGCCACTTCCACGGGCAGTCCTTCTACAGCACAAGGCCGCCTTCCATTCACAAGGATTATGTGAACTGGCTCTTTCTGAACTGGACAGAGGGTCAGAAGAGCGGCTTCCTCAGGATCTCAAACCTGCGGAAGGAGGACCAGTCTGTGTATTTCTGCCGAGTCGAGCTGGACACCCGGAGATcagggaggcagcagttgcagtccATCAAGGGGACCAAACTCACCATCACCCAGG CtgtcacaaccaccaccacctggAGGCCCAGCAGCACAACCACCACAGCCGGCCTCAGGGTCACAGAAAGCAAAGGGCACTCAGAATCATGGCACCTAAGTCTGGACACTGCTATCAGGGTTGCATTGGCTGTCGCTGTGCTCAAAACTGTCATTTTGGGACTGCTGTGCCTCCTTCTCCTGTggtggaggagaaggaaag
- the PILRB gene encoding paired immunoglobulin-like type 2 receptor beta isoform X2 — MRTEAQVPALQPPEPGLEGAMGRRTLALPWVLLTLRVTAGTPEVWVQVRMEATELSSFTIRCGFLGSGSISLVTVSWRGPDGAGGTTLAVLHPELGIRQWAPARQARWETQSSVSLALEVSGASSPCANTTFCCKFASFPEGSWEGCGSLPPSSDPGLSVPPTPAPILRADLAGILGVSGVLLFDCGYLLHLLCRQKHRPAPRLQPFHTSSQALRARAWAPSQDSQAALHVPYATVNTSCCPATLDTAHPRRGAVLGGFLRISNLWKEDQSVYFCQVQLDIQIREAVVAVHQGDPPHHHPGTESGVQQSTDSGPPFLSLKEPALALDRERDENPQAAPPQGPSPAWTALLVSPSPGEEQGHGSAPAAAPAAPAAAPAAPAAAASISAAWWLHRIWSKLPLWGHSTKTPLSLHGWLCGNPLLLLLPLGVSHSSRRENILETGPLPRAVLLQHKAAFHSQGLCELALSELDRGSEERLPQDLKPAEGGPVCVFLPSRAGHPEIREAAVAVHQGDQTHHHPGCHNHHHLEAQQHNHHSRPQGHRKQRALRIMAPKSGHCYQGCIGCRCAQNCHFGTAVPPSPVVEEKERSAAD, encoded by the exons ATGAGAACAGAGGCACAGGTGCCGGCCCTGCAGCCCCCAGAACCCGGACTGGAGGGGGCCATGGGGCGCCggaccctggccctgccctgggtgCTGCTGACCCTGCGTGTCACTGCGG GGACCCCGGAGGTGTGGGTGCAAGTTCGGATGGAGGCCACCGAGCTCTCGTCCTTCACCATCCGTTGTGGGTTCCTGGGGTCTGGCTCCATCTCCCTGGTGACTGTGAGCTGGAGGGGCCCCGATGGTGCTGGGGGGACCACGCTGGCTGTGTTGCACCCGGAACTTGGCATCCGGCAATGGGCCCCTGCTCGCCAGGCCCGCTGGGAAACCCAGAGCAGCGTCTCTCTTGCTCTGGAAGTCTCTGGGGCCAGCAGCCCCTGCGCCAACACCACCTTCTGCTGCAAGTTTGCGTCCTTCCCTGAGGGCTCCTGGGAGGGCTGTGGGAGCCTCCCGCCCAGCTCAGACCCAG GGCTCTCTGTCCCGCCGACTCCTGCCCCCATTCTGCGGGCAGACCTGGCCGGGATCTTGGGGGTCTCAGGAGTCCTTCTCTTTGACTGTGGCTACCTCCTTCATCTGCTGTGCCGACAGAAGCACCG ccctgcccctagGCTCCAGCCATTCCACACCAGCTCCCAGGCACTGAGAGCACGAGCATGG GCACCCAGCCAGGACTCCCAGGCTGCTCTCCACGTCCCTTATGCCACTGTCAACACCAGCTGCTGCCCAGCTACTTTGGACACAGCTCACCCCCGACGGGGGGCTGTCCTG GGAGGCTTCCTCAGGATCTCGAACCTGTGGAAGGAGGACCAGTCTGTGTACTTCTGCCAAGTCCAGCTGGACATACAGATCAGGGAGGCTGTCGTGGCAGTCCATCAAGGGGACCCACCTCACCATCACCCAGG GACTGAATCTGGGGTGCAGCAGAGCACAGACTCAGGCCCGCCTTTCCTCTCCCTGAAAGAGCCTGCGCTGGCCTTGGACAGAGAAAGGGATGAGAA CCCTCAGGCAGCCCCTCCACAGGGCCCCTCTCCTGCCTGGACAGCTCTGCTGGTCTCCCCGTCCCCTGGAGAAGAACAAGGCCATGGGTCGGcccctgctgctgcccctgctgcccctgctgctgcccctgctgctcctgctgctgccgcCAGCATTTCTGCAGCCTG GTGGCTCCACAGGATCTGGTCCAAGCTACCTTTATGGGGTCACTCAACCAAAACACCTCTCAGCCTCCATGGGTGGCTCTGTGGAAATCCCCTTCTCCTTCTATTACCCCTGGGAGTTAGCCACAGCTCCCGACGTGAGAATATCCTGGAGACGGGGCCACTTCCACGGGCAGTCCTTCTACAGCACAAGGCCGCCTTCCATTCACAAGGATTATGTGAACTGGCTCTTTCTGAACTGGACAGAGGGTCAGAAGAGCGGCTTCCTCAGGATCTCAAACCTGCGGAAGGAGGACCAGTCTGTGTATTTCTGCCGAGTCGAGCTGGACACCCGGAGATcagggaggcagcagttgcagtccATCAAGGGGACCAAACTCACCATCACCCAGG CtgtcacaaccaccaccacctggAGGCCCAGCAGCACAACCACCACAGCCGGCCTCAGGGTCACAGAAAGCAAAGGGCACTCAGAATCATGGCACCTAAGTCTGGACACTGCTATCAGGGTTGCATTGGCTGTCGCTGTGCTCAAAACTGTCATTTTGGGACTGCTGTGCCTCCTTCTCCTGTggtggaggagaaggaaag
- the PILRB gene encoding paired immunoglobulin-like type 2 receptor beta isoform X6, with protein sequence MRTEAQVPALQPPEPGLEGAMGRRTLALPWVLLTLRVTAGTPEVWVQVRMEATELSSFTIRCGFLGSGSISLVTVSWRGPDGAGGTTLAVLHPELGIRQWAPARQARWETQSSVSLALEVSGASSPCANTTFCCKFASFPEGSWEGCGSLPPSSDPGLSVPPTPAPILRADLAGILGVSGVLLFDCGYLLHLLCRQKHRPAPRLQPFHTSSQALRARAWAPSQDSQAALHVPYATVNTSCCPATLDTAHPRRGAVLGGFLRISNLWKEDQSVYFCQVQLDIQIREAVVAVHQGDPPHHHPGPQAAPPQGPSPAWTALLVSPSPGEEQGHGSAPAAAPAAPAAAPAAPAAAASISAAWWLHRIWSKLPLWGHSTKTPLSLHGWLCGNPLLLLLPLGVSHSSRRENILETGPLPRAVLLQHKAAFHSQGLCELALSELDRGSEERLPQDLKPAEGGPVCVFLPSRAGHPEIREAAVAVHQGDQTHHHPGCHNHHHLEAQQHNHHSRPQGHRKQRALRIMAPKSGHCYQGCIGCRCAQNCHFGTAVPPSPVVEEKERSAAD encoded by the exons ATGAGAACAGAGGCACAGGTGCCGGCCCTGCAGCCCCCAGAACCCGGACTGGAGGGGGCCATGGGGCGCCggaccctggccctgccctgggtgCTGCTGACCCTGCGTGTCACTGCGG GGACCCCGGAGGTGTGGGTGCAAGTTCGGATGGAGGCCACCGAGCTCTCGTCCTTCACCATCCGTTGTGGGTTCCTGGGGTCTGGCTCCATCTCCCTGGTGACTGTGAGCTGGAGGGGCCCCGATGGTGCTGGGGGGACCACGCTGGCTGTGTTGCACCCGGAACTTGGCATCCGGCAATGGGCCCCTGCTCGCCAGGCCCGCTGGGAAACCCAGAGCAGCGTCTCTCTTGCTCTGGAAGTCTCTGGGGCCAGCAGCCCCTGCGCCAACACCACCTTCTGCTGCAAGTTTGCGTCCTTCCCTGAGGGCTCCTGGGAGGGCTGTGGGAGCCTCCCGCCCAGCTCAGACCCAG GGCTCTCTGTCCCGCCGACTCCTGCCCCCATTCTGCGGGCAGACCTGGCCGGGATCTTGGGGGTCTCAGGAGTCCTTCTCTTTGACTGTGGCTACCTCCTTCATCTGCTGTGCCGACAGAAGCACCG ccctgcccctagGCTCCAGCCATTCCACACCAGCTCCCAGGCACTGAGAGCACGAGCATGG GCACCCAGCCAGGACTCCCAGGCTGCTCTCCACGTCCCTTATGCCACTGTCAACACCAGCTGCTGCCCAGCTACTTTGGACACAGCTCACCCCCGACGGGGGGCTGTCCTG GGAGGCTTCCTCAGGATCTCGAACCTGTGGAAGGAGGACCAGTCTGTGTACTTCTGCCAAGTCCAGCTGGACATACAGATCAGGGAGGCTGTCGTGGCAGTCCATCAAGGGGACCCACCTCACCATCACCCAGG CCCTCAGGCAGCCCCTCCACAGGGCCCCTCTCCTGCCTGGACAGCTCTGCTGGTCTCCCCGTCCCCTGGAGAAGAACAAGGCCATGGGTCGGcccctgctgctgcccctgctgcccctgctgctgcccctgctgctcctgctgctgccgcCAGCATTTCTGCAGCCTG GTGGCTCCACAGGATCTGGTCCAAGCTACCTTTATGGGGTCACTCAACCAAAACACCTCTCAGCCTCCATGGGTGGCTCTGTGGAAATCCCCTTCTCCTTCTATTACCCCTGGGAGTTAGCCACAGCTCCCGACGTGAGAATATCCTGGAGACGGGGCCACTTCCACGGGCAGTCCTTCTACAGCACAAGGCCGCCTTCCATTCACAAGGATTATGTGAACTGGCTCTTTCTGAACTGGACAGAGGGTCAGAAGAGCGGCTTCCTCAGGATCTCAAACCTGCGGAAGGAGGACCAGTCTGTGTATTTCTGCCGAGTCGAGCTGGACACCCGGAGATcagggaggcagcagttgcagtccATCAAGGGGACCAAACTCACCATCACCCAGG CtgtcacaaccaccaccacctggAGGCCCAGCAGCACAACCACCACAGCCGGCCTCAGGGTCACAGAAAGCAAAGGGCACTCAGAATCATGGCACCTAAGTCTGGACACTGCTATCAGGGTTGCATTGGCTGTCGCTGTGCTCAAAACTGTCATTTTGGGACTGCTGTGCCTCCTTCTCCTGTggtggaggagaaggaaag
- the PILRB gene encoding paired immunoglobulin-like type 2 receptor beta isoform X4, which produces MRTEAQVPALQPPEPGLEGAMGRRTLALPWVLLTLRVTAGTPEVWVQVRMEATELSSFTIRCGFLGSGSISLVTVSWRGPDGAGGTTLAVLHPELGIRQWAPARQARWETQSSVSLALEVSGASSPCANTTFCCKFASFPEGSWEGCGSLPPSSDPGLSVPPTPAPILRADLAGILGVSGVLLFDCGYLLHLLCRQKHRPAPRLQPFHTSSQALRARAWAPSQDSQAALHVPYATVNTSCCPATLDTAHPRRGAVLGGFLRISNLWKEDQSVYFCQVQLDIQIREAVVAVHQGDPPHHHPGTESGVQQSTDSGPPFLSLKEPALALDRERDENPQAAPPQGPSPAWTALLVSPSPGEEQGHGSAPAAAPAAPAAAPAAPAAAASISAAWWLHRIWSKLPLWGHSTKTPLSLHGWLCGNPLLLLLPLGVSHSSRRENILETGPLPRAVLLQHKAAFHSQGLCELALSELDRGSEERLPQDLKPAEGGPVCVFLPSRAGHPEIREAAVAVHQGDQTHHHPGCHNHHHLEAQQHNHHSRPQGHRKQRALRIMAPKSGHCYQGCIGCRCAQNCHFGTAVPPSPVVEEKER; this is translated from the exons ATGAGAACAGAGGCACAGGTGCCGGCCCTGCAGCCCCCAGAACCCGGACTGGAGGGGGCCATGGGGCGCCggaccctggccctgccctgggtgCTGCTGACCCTGCGTGTCACTGCGG GGACCCCGGAGGTGTGGGTGCAAGTTCGGATGGAGGCCACCGAGCTCTCGTCCTTCACCATCCGTTGTGGGTTCCTGGGGTCTGGCTCCATCTCCCTGGTGACTGTGAGCTGGAGGGGCCCCGATGGTGCTGGGGGGACCACGCTGGCTGTGTTGCACCCGGAACTTGGCATCCGGCAATGGGCCCCTGCTCGCCAGGCCCGCTGGGAAACCCAGAGCAGCGTCTCTCTTGCTCTGGAAGTCTCTGGGGCCAGCAGCCCCTGCGCCAACACCACCTTCTGCTGCAAGTTTGCGTCCTTCCCTGAGGGCTCCTGGGAGGGCTGTGGGAGCCTCCCGCCCAGCTCAGACCCAG GGCTCTCTGTCCCGCCGACTCCTGCCCCCATTCTGCGGGCAGACCTGGCCGGGATCTTGGGGGTCTCAGGAGTCCTTCTCTTTGACTGTGGCTACCTCCTTCATCTGCTGTGCCGACAGAAGCACCG ccctgcccctagGCTCCAGCCATTCCACACCAGCTCCCAGGCACTGAGAGCACGAGCATGG GCACCCAGCCAGGACTCCCAGGCTGCTCTCCACGTCCCTTATGCCACTGTCAACACCAGCTGCTGCCCAGCTACTTTGGACACAGCTCACCCCCGACGGGGGGCTGTCCTG GGAGGCTTCCTCAGGATCTCGAACCTGTGGAAGGAGGACCAGTCTGTGTACTTCTGCCAAGTCCAGCTGGACATACAGATCAGGGAGGCTGTCGTGGCAGTCCATCAAGGGGACCCACCTCACCATCACCCAGG GACTGAATCTGGGGTGCAGCAGAGCACAGACTCAGGCCCGCCTTTCCTCTCCCTGAAAGAGCCTGCGCTGGCCTTGGACAGAGAAAGGGATGAGAA CCCTCAGGCAGCCCCTCCACAGGGCCCCTCTCCTGCCTGGACAGCTCTGCTGGTCTCCCCGTCCCCTGGAGAAGAACAAGGCCATGGGTCGGcccctgctgctgcccctgctgcccctgctgctgcccctgctgctcctgctgctgccgcCAGCATTTCTGCAGCCTG GTGGCTCCACAGGATCTGGTCCAAGCTACCTTTATGGGGTCACTCAACCAAAACACCTCTCAGCCTCCATGGGTGGCTCTGTGGAAATCCCCTTCTCCTTCTATTACCCCTGGGAGTTAGCCACAGCTCCCGACGTGAGAATATCCTGGAGACGGGGCCACTTCCACGGGCAGTCCTTCTACAGCACAAGGCCGCCTTCCATTCACAAGGATTATGTGAACTGGCTCTTTCTGAACTGGACAGAGGGTCAGAAGAGCGGCTTCCTCAGGATCTCAAACCTGCGGAAGGAGGACCAGTCTGTGTATTTCTGCCGAGTCGAGCTGGACACCCGGAGATcagggaggcagcagttgcagtccATCAAGGGGACCAAACTCACCATCACCCAGG CtgtcacaaccaccaccacctggAGGCCCAGCAGCACAACCACCACAGCCGGCCTCAGGGTCACAGAAAGCAAAGGGCACTCAGAATCATGGCACCTAAGTCTGGACACTGCTATCAGGGTTGCATTGGCTGTCGCTGTGCTCAAAACTGTCATTTTGGGACTGCTGTGCCTCCTTCTCCTGTggtggaggagaaggaaaggTAA
- the PILRB gene encoding paired immunoglobulin-like type 2 receptor beta isoform X5, which translates to MRTEAQVPALQPPEPGLEGAMGRRTLALPWVLLTLRVTAGTPEVWVQVRMEATELSSFTIRCGFLGSGSISLVTVSWRGPDGAGGTTLAVLHPELGIRQWAPARQARWETQSSVSLALEVSGASSPCANTTFCCKFASFPEGSWEGCGSLPPSSDPGLSVPPTPAPILRADLAGILGVSGVLLFDCGYLLHLLCRQKHRPAPRLQPFHTSSQALRARAWAPSQDSQAALHVPYATVNTSCCPATLDTAHPRRGAVLGGFLRISNLWKEDQSVYFCQVQLDIQIREAVVAVHQGDPPHHHPGAPLLPGQLCWSPRPLEKNKAMGRPLLLPLLPLLLPLLLLLLPPAFLQPGGSTGSGPSYLYGVTQPKHLSASMGGSVEIPFSFYYPWELATAPDVRISWRRGHFHGQSFYSTRPPSIHKDYVNWLFLNWTEGQKSGFLRISNLRKEDQSVYFCRVELDTRRSGRQQLQSIKGTKLTITQAVTTTTTWRPSSTTTTAGLRVTESKGHSESWHLSLDTAIRVALAVAVLKTVILGLLCLLLLWWRRRKGFEVRPVTVAHTCNPSTFGSRGQQRTKATTPAS; encoded by the exons ATGAGAACAGAGGCACAGGTGCCGGCCCTGCAGCCCCCAGAACCCGGACTGGAGGGGGCCATGGGGCGCCggaccctggccctgccctgggtgCTGCTGACCCTGCGTGTCACTGCGG GGACCCCGGAGGTGTGGGTGCAAGTTCGGATGGAGGCCACCGAGCTCTCGTCCTTCACCATCCGTTGTGGGTTCCTGGGGTCTGGCTCCATCTCCCTGGTGACTGTGAGCTGGAGGGGCCCCGATGGTGCTGGGGGGACCACGCTGGCTGTGTTGCACCCGGAACTTGGCATCCGGCAATGGGCCCCTGCTCGCCAGGCCCGCTGGGAAACCCAGAGCAGCGTCTCTCTTGCTCTGGAAGTCTCTGGGGCCAGCAGCCCCTGCGCCAACACCACCTTCTGCTGCAAGTTTGCGTCCTTCCCTGAGGGCTCCTGGGAGGGCTGTGGGAGCCTCCCGCCCAGCTCAGACCCAG GGCTCTCTGTCCCGCCGACTCCTGCCCCCATTCTGCGGGCAGACCTGGCCGGGATCTTGGGGGTCTCAGGAGTCCTTCTCTTTGACTGTGGCTACCTCCTTCATCTGCTGTGCCGACAGAAGCACCG ccctgcccctagGCTCCAGCCATTCCACACCAGCTCCCAGGCACTGAGAGCACGAGCATGG GCACCCAGCCAGGACTCCCAGGCTGCTCTCCACGTCCCTTATGCCACTGTCAACACCAGCTGCTGCCCAGCTACTTTGGACACAGCTCACCCCCGACGGGGGGCTGTCCTG GGAGGCTTCCTCAGGATCTCGAACCTGTGGAAGGAGGACCAGTCTGTGTACTTCTGCCAAGTCCAGCTGGACATACAGATCAGGGAGGCTGTCGTGGCAGTCCATCAAGGGGACCCACCTCACCATCACCCAGG GGCCCCTCTCCTGCCTGGACAGCTCTGCTGGTCTCCCCGTCCCCTGGAGAAGAACAAGGCCATGGGTCGGcccctgctgctgcccctgctgcccctgctgctgcccctgctgctcctgctgctgccgcCAGCATTTCTGCAGCCTG GTGGCTCCACAGGATCTGGTCCAAGCTACCTTTATGGGGTCACTCAACCAAAACACCTCTCAGCCTCCATGGGTGGCTCTGTGGAAATCCCCTTCTCCTTCTATTACCCCTGGGAGTTAGCCACAGCTCCCGACGTGAGAATATCCTGGAGACGGGGCCACTTCCACGGGCAGTCCTTCTACAGCACAAGGCCGCCTTCCATTCACAAGGATTATGTGAACTGGCTCTTTCTGAACTGGACAGAGGGTCAGAAGAGCGGCTTCCTCAGGATCTCAAACCTGCGGAAGGAGGACCAGTCTGTGTATTTCTGCCGAGTCGAGCTGGACACCCGGAGATcagggaggcagcagttgcagtccATCAAGGGGACCAAACTCACCATCACCCAGG CtgtcacaaccaccaccacctggAGGCCCAGCAGCACAACCACCACAGCCGGCCTCAGGGTCACAGAAAGCAAAGGGCACTCAGAATCATGGCACCTAAGTCTGGACACTGCTATCAGGGTTGCATTGGCTGTCGCTGTGCTCAAAACTGTCATTTTGGGACTGCTGTGCCTCCTTCTCCTGTggtggaggagaaggaaag